Within Sander lucioperca isolate FBNREF2018 chromosome 22, SLUC_FBN_1.2, whole genome shotgun sequence, the genomic segment AAATGAATCGCaatgcaatttttttaaaagcctAGGGTGTAATCTACTTTaaatttcacttgtttgactgataaataaagtaatatctttcagtcatttgtctgcagctcattctgttcAAAGAATCCTGAGAGAATCGTAACATGACCTTAAAATCATGAATGGTATCAAATCGTGAGTTGAGTGTATCATTACATCCCTAGCTAAGAGTATAGAATAACGCCAGCCCTATCCTTTAAGATCACTTGTTCATTTAAATGTGCACTAATCTGAGGTGAGGAGTCAGTTACTACTCCTTCTTGGTTTTTCTTCTCCTGCACAATCGAAGGCAAAGGAATCGTATTGATCCAACTACAATGGCTGTCAGCATCAACAAGATTGCTGTCAAAAAGCATACAACATCCACAGAATAATAAGCATACCAGGACATCTTATAAGACTCAGTGCGTAAATGTGCAGCTCCTTTGTGCCTTATAACAAACTCAATCCAGAAAATGGCCGTTTCCAGAGGATGCATCGGTTTATCCAGGTGGAGAGAAGAGAGTCGCTTCATGTTGTTTCTGTAGGAGGGATTGTGGATAACTTCTTGTAACGCTTCCAGGAAGTTCTGACGAGTGAGTTTGGTCGCATCCATCACCTTAGCGGCTCCTCGCGCCTCCAATCTCAAACAGTTCTCAAACTGGTCAAACAGAAGGGGGATGCCTACTATCGGAACTCCATGGAAGATGGACTCATAGATCCCGTTGGTGCCACCGTGAGCCACGAAGGCTTTAATCTTTGGGTGACCCAAGAGGTCGTTTTGGGGCatccatttcaccaggagggtGTTGTTGCCCAAATTGTCAGGCCGCTCCCCGACATGCCTCCATATGACTTTTTGAGGAAGGTGGGCAAAGGCTGCGGCGATTTCAGAAGTAATTTCTACAGGTAGGCCTTTGACGAGTGTGCCTAGAGACATCAGGATGACTCCGTGCTCTCCTGAACTTTGAACAAACTCCTCCAGCTCCGATGATAAAGGCTCAGAAGGCTTACACTGAAACCCACCGATGTAGACGATGTTTGGCATGGTGGGCCTAGGGAATTCAAAGACAAAGTCCACCCTCATGAGCCAGATGTCTGCTCCCTGCAGAAGGTGGTAGAAGTTCACATCTGGACCAAAGTACCTTTCGACCAGTCGATCATAGTGAGGGCATACTATAAACTTGTCAATGATTGTGTTGAAAAAATAACGTAGCGTGTTCTTGACCCGTTGACCAAAGTTCATCTTATCCGACACGGCGTTTCCTGAAGTTGGAACGTAGGATGTTGGGGATGGAGCCACCACAAAATGGCCTTCTCCACTGGTGATCCATctcacattaaaaacagttgGCAGCTTAAGTTCGTGAGCCACCAGAACCCCTACAGGCAACCCCGGGTCCAGAAGAACCACGTCAAACTGAGTGTCACGAAGACTCTGCATTAGAGTCTTGTCCTCTAATATTTTTACCCCCAACAGGCTGGCTTGTTGGTGAATCATTGACAGCGAAGGAAGCATTTCCCAGTAGAACTTCACAAAGCCAAAAAGAGACGCCCCTTCTTTCTGAATCTCCA encodes:
- the LOC116061360 gene encoding UDP-glucuronosyltransferase 1-2-like, translating into MGSLPGVSLLLLVASVSLLSSPGVDAGKILVFPVDGSHWVNMNLLIQSLHARGHEVTVVRTATSWYVKESAPHYRSITVTLPEAISIEEEDFFVTFLAKMLEIQKEGASLFGFVKFYWEMLPSLSMIHQQASLLGVKILEDKTLMQSLRDTQFDVVLLDPGLPVGVLVAHELKLPTVFNVRWITSGEGHFVVAPSPTSYVPTSGNAVSDKMNFGQRVKNTLRYFFNTIIDKFIVCPHYDRLVERYFGPDVNFYHLLQGADIWLMRVDFVFEFPRPTMPNIVYIGGFQCKPSEPLSSELEEFVQSSGEHGVILMSLGTLVKGLPVEITSEIAAAFAHLPQKVIWRHVGERPDNLGNNTLLVKWMPQNDLLGHPKIKAFVAHGGTNGIYESIFHGVPIVGIPLLFDQFENCLRLEARGAAKVMDATKLTRQNFLEALQEVIHNPSYRNNMKRLSSLHLDKPMHPLETAIFWIEFVIRHKGAAHLRTESYKMSWYAYYSVDVVCFLTAILLMLTAIVVGSIRFLCLRLCRRRKTKKE